From a region of the Pontixanthobacter gangjinensis genome:
- a CDS encoding GNAT family N-acetyltransferase, which yields MSEIPLVAKIAGSVGALPEDGWNALAGDDNPFVSYAFLTALEDSGSVGPGTGWQATPIIIEGEGGELLAAMPAYLKGHSQGEYVFDHAWADAYQRAGGEYYPKLQIAAPFTPATGPRLLLSDPKYAKPLLRAAEQLCASNGFSSAHATFIEPDQIGLFEEAGWMKRSDTQFHWENRGYGSFDDFLGALSSRKRKDIRKERQMAQSGVEIVHLVGDEIREEHWDAFWEFYQDTGARKWGRPYLTREAFTLFGERMGDQILLMLALEDGIPIAGALNFVGGSALYGRYWGCSREKKFLHFELCYYQAIDAAIARGLKRVEAGAQGGHKLARGYEPVTTWSAHWIADPDFSAAVSDYLLREREGVRTDQMFLSQRTPFKKD from the coding sequence GTGAGCGAAATACCGCTTGTTGCAAAAATTGCCGGCTCCGTCGGAGCTTTGCCCGAAGATGGATGGAATGCGTTGGCAGGCGACGATAATCCCTTCGTGTCATATGCATTTCTAACTGCTTTGGAAGATTCTGGCAGCGTCGGCCCGGGCACCGGATGGCAGGCTACTCCGATTATCATCGAAGGCGAGGGTGGAGAATTATTGGCTGCGATGCCCGCCTATCTGAAGGGGCATAGTCAGGGTGAATATGTGTTCGACCACGCATGGGCTGACGCCTATCAGCGAGCTGGTGGTGAATACTACCCAAAGCTTCAGATCGCCGCGCCATTTACCCCAGCGACAGGCCCAAGATTGCTTCTGTCGGACCCGAAATATGCAAAGCCGCTGCTTCGTGCTGCAGAACAGCTTTGTGCGAGCAATGGGTTTTCCTCTGCCCATGCAACTTTTATCGAGCCAGATCAGATAGGATTGTTCGAAGAAGCTGGCTGGATGAAGCGCAGCGACACGCAATTCCATTGGGAAAATCGCGGATATGGATCGTTCGATGATTTCCTCGGCGCGCTCTCATCTCGCAAGCGCAAGGACATCCGCAAGGAGCGGCAAATGGCGCAAAGCGGCGTTGAAATTGTGCATCTTGTCGGCGATGAAATCCGCGAGGAGCATTGGGATGCGTTCTGGGAATTTTATCAGGATACAGGTGCACGCAAATGGGGGCGGCCCTATCTGACGCGCGAAGCGTTTACATTGTTTGGCGAACGGATGGGCGACCAGATATTGCTGATGCTGGCGTTAGAAGACGGCATCCCGATAGCAGGCGCGCTCAATTTCGTAGGCGGTAGCGCGCTATATGGCCGGTATTGGGGGTGCAGTAGGGAAAAGAAGTTCCTGCATTTCGAATTGTGTTACTATCAAGCAATTGATGCGGCTATTGCCCGCGGCCTGAAGCGCGTCGAGGCAGGTGCCCAAGGCGGCCACAAATTGGCAAGAGGGTACGAGCCGGTTACGACATGGTCCGCCCATTGGATTGCTGACCCAGACTTCTCAGCCGCTGTGTCAGACTACCTCCTGCGCGAGCGCGAAGGCGTTCGTACAGATCAAATGTTTCTAAGTCAGCGAACGCCGTTCAAGAAAGATTGA
- a CDS encoding ABC transporter substrate-binding protein has product MARLGTILLTMISAVALAGCSGSTDDKVTRVAFIGNSSDIEEDGVRLSVAAQHLRAATAEGLVALNERGEIVPALAERWIITDDGMSYIFRLRSADWPDGTPLTGANVRAALERNFKQLDGTSLGLDLDIISDTRAMTGRVIEIRLKSPMPQFLQLLAQPELGLRRNGKGTGPMVSEIEGGQAILDVMVDGRSGLESIEDRKGSYRQIAVISAPADEATKSFQNDEADVVFNGRLLSLPLAATGPLTRGTVRLDIVVGLLGLQISNSNGLLASPARREALTKAIDRETLLESFAVGGWVPASQIVPAGLPSEPISVTVPWAETPILDRQADARRQINAWKNGEGRGQAKLTISLPRMAGSNLFFVALKEDFEAIGITLERVGPDDPSDLKLVDRIARYGDARWFLNQFNCSLKRGLCSARADALVGAAVAESDPVERSQLLAAAERALLEENVYIPLGAPVRWSLISGGVDGFIENPSGMHPLFPMALRPI; this is encoded by the coding sequence ATGGCACGTCTCGGAACTATTCTACTCACCATGATTTCGGCGGTTGCGCTGGCAGGATGCAGTGGGAGCACGGACGACAAGGTCACCCGTGTCGCCTTCATTGGCAATTCAAGTGACATTGAGGAAGATGGTGTCCGGCTGTCAGTTGCAGCACAGCATTTACGGGCGGCGACTGCAGAGGGTCTGGTCGCGTTGAACGAGCGAGGGGAAATCGTCCCTGCTCTTGCCGAACGCTGGATCATAACGGATGATGGGATGAGTTATATATTCCGTCTGAGAAGCGCCGATTGGCCAGACGGGACACCTCTCACGGGAGCTAATGTTCGCGCAGCCTTGGAGCGCAATTTCAAGCAGCTTGATGGGACATCACTTGGGCTTGATCTCGACATCATCTCCGACACGAGAGCGATGACCGGGAGAGTCATCGAAATTCGGCTGAAAAGCCCGATGCCGCAATTTCTTCAATTACTTGCTCAACCCGAATTAGGTCTTCGGCGGAACGGAAAGGGCACTGGCCCTATGGTTTCCGAGATCGAAGGTGGCCAGGCTATTCTGGATGTCATGGTAGATGGGCGTAGTGGCCTTGAGAGTATTGAAGACCGCAAGGGCAGTTACCGGCAAATAGCGGTGATAAGCGCTCCGGCTGATGAAGCGACAAAGTCATTCCAGAATGATGAAGCAGATGTTGTTTTTAACGGCCGGCTTCTCAGTTTGCCTCTGGCGGCAACCGGCCCACTGACCCGCGGCACTGTGCGGCTCGATATTGTGGTTGGCTTATTGGGCTTGCAAATCAGCAACAGTAATGGACTGCTGGCAAGTCCCGCGCGGCGCGAAGCATTAACGAAGGCAATTGACCGGGAGACGCTATTGGAATCATTTGCCGTCGGTGGCTGGGTTCCGGCTTCTCAAATCGTCCCGGCCGGACTGCCTTCAGAACCGATTTCCGTGACCGTGCCTTGGGCGGAAACTCCAATTTTGGATCGGCAAGCTGATGCGCGGCGCCAGATTAACGCTTGGAAAAACGGCGAAGGTAGGGGGCAAGCGAAATTGACAATCTCCCTGCCCAGAATGGCTGGATCGAACCTGTTTTTTGTGGCGCTGAAAGAAGATTTTGAAGCGATTGGCATCACGCTCGAACGCGTTGGACCAGATGACCCGTCGGACCTGAAATTAGTCGACCGGATTGCCCGATATGGCGACGCGCGCTGGTTTCTCAATCAGTTCAATTGCAGCTTGAAGCGCGGCCTGTGTTCTGCCCGGGCAGATGCGTTAGTCGGCGCTGCGGTCGCTGAAAGTGACCCAGTAGAGCGCTCGCAATTGTTGGCAGCGGCAGAGCGCGCCTTGCTTGAAGAGAATGTTTATATTCCTCTAGGTGCGCCTGTCCGCTGGTCCTTGATCAGCGGCGGCGTCGACGGATTTATTGAAAACCCGTCGGGAATGCATCCCTTGTTCCCGATGGCATTACGCCCCATTTAA
- a CDS encoding HIG1 domain-containing protein produces the protein MNYILIPALIILCVLVIVSLIRGIVAFMQSTKIDLETGESMDASDMQLKQNKAMFARIKYQALAIVVVAIILAISRGGA, from the coding sequence ATGAACTATATCCTCATCCCCGCCCTCATCATCCTTTGTGTTCTTGTTATCGTGTCGCTCATCCGCGGCATCGTCGCGTTTATGCAGAGCACCAAAATCGATCTTGAAACCGGCGAGAGCATGGATGCGAGCGATATGCAGCTGAAACAGAACAAGGCAATGTTCGCCCGGATTAAATATCAGGCGCTGGCGATTGTGGTGGTTGCGATCATCTTGGCAATTTCGCGCGGCGGCGCGTAA
- the kynB gene encoding arylformamidase — translation MSRIWDISQKLRAGLPVWPGDTQFSHTPTWEMRDGSPVNVSALTLSTHSGTHADAPLHYDPAGLDSAASDLEPYLGKCLVVDARGSGAAIAIGTVPGLDGIERVLFRTYESFPHDMWDENFTAIEPETIAWLAAQGVKLVGIDTPSLDPQDSKTMDAHKAVLAADMRILEGLVLDDVPPGLYELIALPLPIAGADASPVRAILRELP, via the coding sequence ATGAGCCGCATTTGGGATATTTCGCAGAAATTGCGCGCCGGGTTGCCGGTTTGGCCAGGCGACACGCAGTTCAGCCATACCCCGACTTGGGAAATGCGGGATGGCTCGCCAGTCAATGTCTCAGCGCTGACTCTCTCGACGCACAGCGGGACTCATGCTGACGCACCGCTGCATTATGATCCTGCGGGACTGGACAGCGCCGCCTCTGATCTTGAGCCCTATCTGGGTAAATGTCTGGTGGTTGACGCACGCGGCTCTGGCGCGGCGATAGCAATTGGCACTGTGCCCGGTTTGGATGGCATAGAGCGGGTGCTGTTCCGCACCTATGAAAGTTTTCCGCATGATATGTGGGACGAGAATTTCACCGCCATCGAGCCTGAAACGATTGCGTGGCTTGCGGCACAGGGCGTGAAGCTGGTCGGGATTGATACCCCCTCGCTCGATCCGCAAGATTCCAAGACGATGGACGCGCATAAGGCGGTGCTTGCGGCGGATATGCGGATATTGGAAGGGCTGGTGCTGGATGATGTTCCGCCGGGTCTGTACGAGCTAATTGCCCTACCGCTGCCGATTGCGGGCGCTGATGCCTCGCCGGTTCGGGCCATTTTGAGAGAACTTCCATGA
- a CDS encoding cob(I)yrinic acid a,c-diamide adenosyltransferase, whose product MVKLNKIYTRTGDDGSTGLVDGSRLAKHAMRMAAIGAVDEANSVIGLAATSLQGGAYAADVERIQNDMFDLGADLATPLGEFGGEDFEPSEMVLRIVASQVEWLEERIDALNAKLEPLTSFILPGGTEAAARMHIARASVRGAERAMTAMAAEEPTNPQALAYINRLSDYLFVLARVLNDNGTADVKWVPGSSRTA is encoded by the coding sequence ATGGTAAAGCTCAACAAGATTTATACACGCACTGGCGATGATGGTTCGACCGGATTGGTCGACGGTTCACGTCTGGCGAAACATGCAATGCGCATGGCGGCAATTGGTGCAGTCGATGAAGCGAACAGCGTAATCGGACTTGCTGCGACATCGCTTCAAGGCGGGGCCTATGCCGCCGATGTTGAGCGCATCCAGAACGATATGTTCGATCTTGGTGCCGATTTGGCGACGCCGCTTGGTGAATTTGGCGGTGAAGATTTCGAGCCGTCCGAAATGGTCTTGAGAATAGTCGCAAGCCAAGTGGAATGGCTTGAAGAACGAATTGATGCGCTGAATGCGAAGCTTGAGCCGCTGACCAGCTTTATTCTGCCGGGCGGAACAGAAGCTGCGGCCCGGATGCACATCGCCCGTGCTTCGGTGCGCGGGGCAGAACGGGCAATGACCGCAATGGCCGCAGAAGAACCGACCAATCCTCAGGCGCTTGCCTACATCAACCGTTTGTCGGATTATCTGTTCGTACTCGCCCGCGTGCTGAATGATAATGGCACAGCCGATGTTAAATGGGTGCCGGGATCGAGCCGGACTGCGTGA
- the dksA gene encoding RNA polymerase-binding protein DksA, which produces MTSVSSDDIEVLERVKKSLAADYAPSDSEPYMSEMQLNYFRMLLLEWKRSIHSASSATLQSLQDAPIREADLNDRASSETDWGIELRTRDRQRKLIMKIDSALRRIDEGEYGYCEVTGDPIGLKRLVARPVATMTVEAQEAHERREKISRDD; this is translated from the coding sequence ATGACCAGCGTGTCGTCCGATGACATAGAAGTCCTTGAAAGGGTTAAGAAATCGCTTGCTGCGGATTATGCTCCGAGCGACTCCGAACCTTATATGAGTGAGATGCAGCTGAATTATTTCCGCATGCTGCTGCTCGAATGGAAGCGCTCGATTCACTCCGCTTCCTCCGCAACGCTTCAATCTTTGCAAGATGCCCCAATCCGCGAAGCGGATTTGAATGACAGGGCTTCAAGCGAAACCGACTGGGGCATCGAATTGCGCACCCGCGATCGCCAGCGTAAACTGATTATGAAAATTGATTCAGCGTTGCGCCGGATTGACGAGGGCGAATATGGCTATTGTGAAGTGACCGGAGACCCAATCGGCCTTAAGCGTTTGGTCGCAAGGCCGGTCGCAACAATGACCGTTGAAGCACAGGAAGCGCATGAGCGGCGGGAAAAAATTTCACGCGACGATTAA
- the gluQRS gene encoding tRNA glutamyl-Q(34) synthetase GluQRS — translation MIVTRFAPSPNGMLHLGHAYSAIVAHDLARGQDGTADGRFLLRIEDIDGERSRPELTEAFREDLAWLGLEWEEVPPQSSRLERYAAAAERLKSEGLLYPCQCTRSEIAAAARQTGPEGPVYPGTCKHKAFDPGVPAAWRLNIAEAIGRTGPLDWCDDLAGLQVAQPELLGDVVLVRKDNPASYHLAATLDDAADAVTLVTRGQDLFAATHVHRLLQALLDLPVPRWHHHALVLDASGKKLAKRRGSASLADLRAKGVDGKDLGTELRAGRLAGVNSLSQV, via the coding sequence ATGATCGTCACCCGCTTCGCCCCTAGCCCGAACGGAATGTTGCATTTGGGCCATGCCTATTCGGCAATCGTCGCGCATGATCTGGCGCGCGGGCAAGATGGGACGGCGGACGGACGCTTTCTGCTGCGGATCGAGGATATTGACGGGGAGCGGAGCAGGCCGGAACTGACAGAGGCCTTTCGTGAGGATTTGGCATGGCTGGGTCTGGAGTGGGAGGAAGTCCCCCCGCAATCCTCGCGGCTGGAAAGATACGCTGCAGCTGCCGAGCGGCTGAAGTCAGAAGGCTTGCTCTACCCGTGCCAATGCACTCGCAGCGAAATCGCGGCGGCAGCGCGGCAAACGGGGCCGGAGGGTCCGGTCTATCCGGGCACATGCAAGCATAAGGCGTTTGATCCCGGCGTTCCTGCCGCATGGCGGCTTAATATCGCCGAGGCTATCGGGCGCACCGGACCACTTGATTGGTGCGATGATCTGGCAGGCTTGCAAGTCGCGCAGCCTGAATTGCTGGGCGATGTTGTGCTGGTGCGTAAAGACAATCCGGCAAGCTACCACCTCGCCGCGACGCTTGATGATGCCGCTGACGCCGTTACGCTGGTCACACGGGGGCAGGATTTGTTCGCTGCGACGCATGTTCATCGCTTGCTACAGGCGCTGCTCGATTTGCCAGTGCCAAGATGGCATCATCATGCGCTGGTGCTGGACGCATCGGGAAAGAAATTGGCCAAGCGGCGCGGCTCCGCATCGCTTGCTGATTTGCGGGCAAAGGGGGTGGATGGAAAAGATTTGGGCACAGAATTGCGCGCCGGGCGTTTGGCCGGTGTAAACTCACTCTCACAGGTTTAA
- a CDS encoding sel1 repeat family protein — protein sequence MKLTSIDGGNAQPADTSAADLLVAQCLASAAQGEDSALYDLGVAFSTGSHGAPCDLIEAHKWFNLAATNGHEEAAWCRADVSDEMTAREIAEAQRRAREWLRSTARQAA from the coding sequence ATGAAACTGACTTCGATCGATGGCGGAAACGCCCAACCAGCCGATACAAGCGCCGCTGATCTTTTGGTTGCACAATGCCTCGCTTCCGCTGCTCAAGGCGAAGACTCGGCACTTTATGACCTGGGCGTAGCGTTTTCCACTGGCAGTCATGGCGCGCCATGCGATTTGATTGAGGCCCATAAGTGGTTTAATCTGGCGGCGACCAATGGACATGAAGAAGCCGCTTGGTGCCGTGCCGACGTCTCAGATGAAATGACCGCTCGCGAAATCGCTGAAGCCCAGCGCCGTGCCCGCGAATGGCTGCGCTCTACCGCACGACAAGCTGCCTAA
- a CDS encoding PilZ domain-containing protein, producing the protein MSGVDTRNISRDSLFLMADVQLDGDDAAHRVKVRNLSSGGMMAEGGPAVIRGKNVSVNLRNIGSVDGVVAWIEEGRFGIAFSKEIDAKLARAPVGTGDLASPRFTRSAGIDPNAMIGDSKRLRNI; encoded by the coding sequence ATGTCCGGAGTTGATACCCGAAATATCTCGCGCGATAGTTTGTTCTTGATGGCTGATGTCCAGCTTGATGGAGACGATGCCGCGCACCGGGTGAAAGTCCGCAATTTATCCTCCGGCGGAATGATGGCTGAGGGCGGCCCTGCAGTAATTCGTGGCAAGAATGTATCGGTCAATTTGCGCAACATTGGTTCGGTTGATGGGGTTGTGGCGTGGATCGAGGAGGGGCGCTTCGGCATTGCGTTTTCGAAGGAAATAGACGCGAAACTTGCCCGTGCACCGGTGGGCACCGGGGACTTGGCATCGCCTCGATTTACCCGGTCAGCGGGAATTGATCCGAACGCAATGATTGGTGATTCCAAGCGCCTTCGGAACATCTGA
- a CDS encoding glutathione S-transferase family protein, with protein sequence MESEKGNGVVTLYTLPPAFGQRNPSPFCLKVEMALTYLELDFESKTTLELNKAPKGKAPWLEDNGIIADSELILGHLDSKTNGRLLGQLTAEEVAIGTAFTRLAEDHLYWLTVASRWLDDEWFEVVKRDFFSSLPWPLRTIVPLIGRRRMRQTYDLHGLGRHSLEEQQAFLDRDVEALVARLTDHNYIASDRMTIYDFTVASMLASSMDNQPETWVSARMNREQSLRDYIERVQEEVGVYGRK encoded by the coding sequence TTGGAATCTGAAAAAGGAAATGGCGTGGTCACCCTCTATACACTCCCACCGGCATTCGGTCAGCGCAATCCAAGCCCATTTTGCTTGAAGGTGGAAATGGCTTTGACCTACCTCGAGCTTGATTTTGAATCCAAAACTACCTTGGAATTGAACAAGGCTCCGAAAGGCAAAGCTCCCTGGCTCGAAGACAACGGAATCATTGCAGATTCCGAACTGATTCTCGGCCATCTAGACAGCAAAACCAATGGTAGATTGCTCGGTCAATTGACGGCGGAAGAAGTCGCAATTGGAACCGCATTTACGCGACTTGCCGAGGACCATCTATATTGGTTGACCGTTGCTTCACGCTGGTTGGATGACGAATGGTTTGAAGTCGTGAAACGCGATTTTTTCAGCAGTCTACCCTGGCCACTTCGAACGATTGTGCCTTTGATAGGGCGGCGGCGCATGCGTCAGACTTACGATCTGCATGGATTGGGACGACACAGTCTTGAAGAACAGCAGGCATTTCTGGATCGTGACGTGGAAGCGTTGGTGGCCCGCTTGACCGATCACAATTACATCGCTTCAGATCGCATGACGATTTATGATTTTACGGTTGCGAGCATGTTAGCTTCCAGCATGGACAATCAACCTGAAACTTGGGTTTCGGCAAGGATGAATCGAGAACAATCTCTGCGAGACTATATCGAGCGTGTACAAGAAGAGGTGGGTGTTTACGGCAGAAAGTGA
- a CDS encoding tryptophan 2,3-dioxygenase yields the protein MTKGVTYSSYLDLDRILTSQHPASDAHDEMLFIVVHQASELWLKLCLHELFEAREHIAADTLRPAFKMLARVARAQNQLISSWDVLSTMTPHDYSLVRPHLGTSSGFQSAQYRLMEFLLGGRNPDMVTMHEATPDVAKQLRAELGRASLYDEAVKLLARRGFAIPPEVLERDTTGPWQASEAVEQAWAEIYRHPNKHWDLYELAEKLVDLEYHFQRWRFGHLKTVERIIGFKKGTGGTAGVPYLEAVLKQTFFPELLSVRTAI from the coding sequence ATGACCAAAGGCGTTACCTACTCGAGCTATCTCGACCTCGACCGTATTTTGACTTCGCAGCATCCTGCGTCCGATGCACATGATGAAATGCTGTTCATCGTGGTCCATCAGGCCAGCGAATTGTGGTTGAAACTTTGTCTTCATGAACTCTTCGAAGCGCGTGAGCATATTGCTGCCGATACGCTTCGCCCAGCATTCAAGATGCTTGCGCGAGTGGCGCGTGCGCAGAACCAGCTCATCTCCAGTTGGGACGTTCTCTCGACCATGACCCCGCACGACTATTCTCTCGTGCGCCCGCATTTGGGTACCAGTTCCGGCTTCCAGTCGGCGCAGTACCGGCTGATGGAATTCCTGCTCGGCGGACGAAACCCCGATATGGTGACAATGCACGAAGCGACCCCCGATGTGGCGAAGCAATTGCGCGCTGAATTGGGCAGGGCCAGCCTGTATGACGAAGCGGTGAAGTTGCTAGCCCGTCGCGGGTTCGCGATCCCTCCAGAAGTGCTTGAGCGCGACACAACAGGCCCTTGGCAGGCTTCAGAAGCGGTTGAACAGGCTTGGGCAGAAATTTACCGCCACCCCAACAAACATTGGGATTTGTATGAGCTGGCGGAAAAGCTGGTCGATCTGGAATATCATTTCCAACGCTGGCGGTTCGGCCATCTGAAAACCGTTGAGCGGATTATCGGCTTCAAAAAAGGCACCGGCGGCACTGCTGGCGTACCATATCTCGAAGCAGTGCTGAAACAGACCTTCTTCCCTGAGCTGCTTTCGGTCAGAACCGCAATATGA
- a CDS encoding HNH endonuclease, translated as MFKAELIERAAHFRSAADDGTRNLAGCPTLVLNADYTPLSYYPLSLWPWQTAIKAVFLDRVDIIECYDREVHSPSLDMKIPSVIALRQYVKQSEFPAFTRFNLFLRDKFECQYCGSGQDLTFDHVIPRRLGGKTTWENIASACAPCNMKKGGRTPKQAHMKQVNPIRPTSWQLQQYGRSFPPGYLHETWRDWLYWDIELEA; from the coding sequence TTGTTCAAGGCCGAACTGATCGAACGCGCCGCACACTTCAGAAGCGCGGCTGATGATGGAACCCGCAATCTGGCGGGATGCCCCACGCTTGTGCTCAATGCGGATTACACCCCGCTGTCCTACTACCCGCTCAGCCTCTGGCCGTGGCAAACCGCGATCAAGGCGGTGTTCCTCGACCGGGTCGATATCATCGAATGCTATGACCGCGAGGTCCATTCGCCCTCGCTCGATATGAAGATCCCCTCGGTCATCGCATTGCGGCAATATGTGAAGCAAAGCGAATTTCCCGCCTTCACCCGCTTCAACCTGTTCCTGCGCGACAAGTTCGAATGCCAATATTGCGGCAGCGGGCAGGATTTGACCTTCGACCATGTCATCCCGCGCCGTCTGGGCGGCAAGACCACGTGGGAAAACATCGCCAGCGCCTGCGCGCCGTGCAACATGAAGAAGGGCGGGCGCACGCCCAAACAGGCGCATATGAAGCAGGTCAACCCGATCCGCCCGACCAGCTGGCAATTGCAGCAATATGGCCGCAGCTTCCCGCCCGGCTATCTCCACGAAACATGGCGCGACTGGCTCTATTGGGACATCGAGCTGGAGGCGTGA
- the kynU gene encoding kynureninase yields the protein MLDQARALDAADPLREYRSRFELPEGVIYLDGNSLGALPKATKARLSHVVQREWGSDLIRSWNATENGGDWITAPQRIGAKIAPLVGAQPHEVIACDSVSVNLTKLIGAALTMNAGRTVVLSEPGNFPTDLYMVQGLQARGMAEQRLVARDKMIEALDPKNGGRDVALLMLTHVHYKTGEMFDMAALTKAAHDAGALVLWDLSHSGGAVPVDLNAAGADFAVGCGYKYLNGGPGAPAYAFVAERHHETFRQPITGWMGHAQPFAFSDTYEPAPGVSRMLAGTPPILAMAALECGVELMAEIGMDRLVAKSRALSEFFGAAMAQHCPHMRCVSPADPAQRGSQLSFRHAEAYAICQALIARGVIGDFRDPDILRFGFAPAYVSFADAAGAVTALAEILDSGEWDAPEFRQRAAVT from the coding sequence CTGCTCGATCAAGCCCGCGCGCTCGACGCCGCTGATCCTTTGCGCGAATATCGCAGCCGTTTTGAACTGCCTGAGGGAGTGATCTATCTCGACGGAAATTCGCTCGGCGCTTTGCCCAAGGCAACCAAAGCGCGGCTTAGCCATGTGGTCCAGCGCGAATGGGGCAGCGACCTGATCCGCAGCTGGAATGCGACCGAGAATGGCGGTGACTGGATTACCGCGCCGCAGCGGATTGGCGCCAAGATTGCGCCGTTGGTGGGGGCGCAGCCGCATGAAGTGATTGCGTGCGACAGTGTGTCGGTAAACCTCACCAAGCTGATCGGCGCGGCGCTCACCATGAATGCGGGCCGCACAGTGGTTCTCTCCGAACCGGGCAATTTCCCGACCGACCTCTATATGGTTCAGGGCCTGCAAGCGCGCGGCATGGCCGAGCAGCGGCTGGTTGCACGCGACAAGATGATCGAGGCGCTGGACCCGAAAAATGGCGGGCGCGATGTCGCGCTGCTGATGCTGACCCATGTCCATTACAAGACCGGCGAAATGTTCGACATGGCGGCGCTGACCAAGGCGGCGCATGATGCGGGCGCGCTGGTGCTGTGGGATCTGTCGCATAGCGGCGGCGCGGTGCCGGTCGATCTGAACGCGGCAGGCGCGGATTTTGCGGTCGGCTGCGGCTATAAATATCTCAATGGCGGACCCGGCGCGCCGGCCTATGCTTTCGTTGCCGAGCGGCATCATGAGACATTCCGGCAACCGATCACCGGATGGATGGGCCATGCGCAGCCCTTCGCCTTTTCGGACACATACGAACCCGCGCCGGGTGTCAGCCGGATGCTGGCGGGAACCCCGCCTATCCTTGCCATGGCCGCGCTCGAATGCGGGGTGGAACTGATGGCGGAAATCGGGATGGACAGGCTGGTGGCCAAGTCACGCGCCCTGTCCGAATTCTTCGGCGCCGCCATGGCGCAGCATTGCCCGCATATGCGCTGCGTCAGCCCGGCCGACCCGGCGCAGAGGGGCAGTCAATTGTCGTTCCGCCATGCAGAAGCCTATGCGATTTGCCAGGCGCTGATCGCGCGCGGCGTGATCGGCGATTTCCGCGATCCGGATATCCTCCGCTTCGGCTTCGCGCCCGCCTATGTCAGTTTTGCCGATGCAGCGGGGGCAGTGACCGCACTGGCGGAGATTTTGGACAGCGGTGAATGGGACGCGCCGGAGTTTAGACAGAGGGCGGCGGTGACCTGA
- a CDS encoding DUF4112 domain-containing protein — protein sequence MGFELPTGTDPASVRKRIEAMEQLLERSFRIPGINYPVGLDSIVGLVPVLGDIVTTAMGAYIVWEARNLNLPKWKIWRMAGNVGFDALLGVVPVVGDAADFLFRSNSRNLRIVKKHLDKHHPGSKVIEG from the coding sequence ATGGGTTTTGAATTGCCGACCGGTACGGACCCTGCATCGGTTCGCAAACGGATTGAAGCTATGGAGCAATTGCTTGAACGCAGCTTCCGCATCCCCGGCATCAATTATCCGGTGGGCCTCGATTCAATTGTCGGGCTGGTGCCTGTTCTGGGCGATATCGTAACCACAGCGATGGGCGCCTATATTGTTTGGGAAGCGCGCAATCTGAATCTCCCGAAATGGAAGATCTGGCGGATGGCCGGTAATGTCGGTTTTGATGCGCTGCTAGGCGTGGTGCCGGTTGTTGGCGACGCCGCCGACTTCCTGTTCCGCTCCAACTCGCGCAATTTGCGGATCGTCAAGAAGCACCTCGACAAACATCATCCCGGTTCGAAAGTGATCGAAGGATAG